CCCGGAACGTTTCCCACTTCATTACCGCCCACTACATCTTTGTCCGCCTCCAAAACCATTATATTACCCTAGGATGCTGTAATGTTACCTTGTGTGTTTTCTTGCAATTGTGCCGTTGTCTCATTTGCCAAGCATTTATATCCAAATATCTCCGACTCATCATTATTCTTAACTTCCTCGTAATTCGAGCATTCATTCATATCATCGGCCGTTGCACCCGCGTGACTACTACTCGCATCAACACCACAACCACCTTGATAAACTTGTGCACATTCATTCGCTTCATCTGCATTAAGTCCCATGACACTACCATTTGCACCAACACCGTGCCCATCTTTCTCAAGCACAACACAATCATTCGTATCATAATTATTAGGTCCTTCCGCATTACCAGTCGACTCACCACCACACACATCTTTCTCAATATTTTCACATGCATTATTGCCAAGGACAATATTACCAGTCGCATCGCCACCACACCCATCTCTCTCAGTCACCCGGAATTCACTCCCATCATCGGTACTAGGTTCACTCAGACTACCAGTCGCAACAACAGCACCTATTTTTTCCTCAACAACTTCACGTTCGATCACATCACTTGTTTCACGTCCGCTGACACTCACTGTCGAAAAAACACCACGCCCATCTTTCCCAATGAATCCAACTTCATCAATAGCATCATCGGCATTAAACCCCCCGAGTCTACCAGTACACTCACCGCCACATCCATCTTTCTCAATCACTCCACAATCATTCATATCATCATTACTTGTTTCCCTTACGCTGCCAGTCCAATCACCGCCACACCCATCCTTTTCAATATCTCCGCATTCATTATTGCCATCCACAATATGTCCCGTCACATTACCTGTCGCATCGCCACCACACCCATGTCTCTCAGTCACCCCGCATTCATTCGCATCATATGTACTAGATCCACTGAGACTTCCAGGAACATAAGAAACACGTCCATGTTTCTCAACAACTTTACATTCACTCACCTCATTGATACCACCTCCCCTGTCACTCACATTCGAATGTACACCATGCCCATCTTTCTCAATAACTCCACTTTTATATACATCATCGACATTAACTCCTACCTGAGAACTGGTCGTTTGAACCTCAATAACTCTAACATTATTCATATCCTCGTCTACATGTCTCCCCTGTGAGCCGGAGTCATTAACAACTCTCTCATTGCCATTGCTGCTATAATGTTTATCAGCAATGACCACCTCAAGTTCTTGTGTACCGTGTGCTTCCACAAAACCATACCCATCATGCCTCCCATCAACAAtcacttcaacttgctcttccACTTCCATCGGTTCCTCCTCATCATCTTTCCCTGAATCGCTATTTTCGCCAACAGCTATCCCATTACCATTGCTGCAAAAATATCTACCTGCATCGTCAACTTCAAGTTCATGAGCATCACGCGCTTCCTCCGAACCATTCCCATCCTGTCCCCCCTCAACAATCACTTCACCTTGCTCTTCATCATCTTCCATCTGTTCGTCTTCACCAGAGACAATATTAACCTGTGGTCGGTGCTGTTCACCCTGTTCAGTTGCTTTGTCggtttcatgtttatttttcgCGCGGATCGATTCCATTGCCTCAGATCTGACGTTTCCCCTATTCTCTGACCATATCAAGCGCAAATATCGTCTCCCTCTCGGAAACACCTTCCTGTTTACTTCATTcagaattttgtttaaaatttttggGGGCAATGTTGTGAAATGGTTATCAACAGTGTCGATAGGAACATGCTTACTTATCTTCATCGCGATGTTCTCGTTGTTGGTTTCTCTACCTCGTTTCCTGCCTCCTCCATATTTGATTGTACGATAACTAAGACCATTATACTCTGTGATAGAAAAAGAAGGTTCACCATTGGATGTATCACTCTCATCACATAGGTTGAATATAAATACAAAGTCATAACCACaatacattgtacatgcatCAAGCTACGTGATGCATAGACAAGTTACTTTATGGGGTTAATATTGTTACCGTTaccattggtttatttcaaggTCAAggcaaatataattttcatttagtGTAGTTTCATAATCCGgatattcacattttcatatttgtatGAACAGTATTGACATTCATATGTCATGCTTTAATTCAAGTTAGTATACATATATTTGTAGAGTAGTATGTCGTCGGTATGATTAGTATTAATATTAAAATTTACAACAGAAATATCATCATTAATAACACGGACCAACAAAATATAAGTATAAGGACAACGTGATTGTAAAGTAATCATTTAGATAAATCGTAATCACGGTGAGAGCTGTTACAACCAATAAggtcgcaccaacgcataatgtcgcagcaacgcataatgtcatagattgcgacattatgccaagagcgtccgacgGATAAAGTGGTattttttctaacgcataacgtcacatgacgcaacgcataatgtcgtagcaATTtgccaacgcataatgtcacatgtcgcaacgcataatatCACAGCTGTATTTTCTTCAGGATAATCAGTAATTTTCCGGGGGGCAGTTGTCCGGGAGGTTATTGTCCTCGTGGGTAATTGTCCTCAAAAGGGATAATTGTCAGGAAATAATTGTCCCGGGAGTAGTTGTCGAGGGGatattgtcctcggggggtaattgtcagGAGTAGTTGTCCGGAAGATGATTGTCCGGGAGGTAATTGTCCTAGAACAGGTGATTGGACCTATTGGTGATTGGacccatggcaacgataccaaaCAATTATAGCAGAAATGGGCTTAGACAAAGCGATAGCAAACCAactgaaattagaccaaatggaacattGATAAAATGAGAGCACACCAAGTGGTTaatagaccaactggctattagatcAAAAGGTAAAAGACGtaatgatattggacaa
This Lytechinus pictus isolate F3 Inbred chromosome 9, Lp3.0, whole genome shotgun sequence DNA region includes the following protein-coding sequences:
- the LOC135155435 gene encoding uncharacterized protein LOC135155435; this encodes MWVYSCRLEWYRSDIILKRRPSSRYSTEQDREKSGRRRRGHKTVPSKLPQTNENIDVIIQELEFEPNLSDGRDIYLKSSAKKRKNSTTKVPSQCLQEDVSNAGSPREHYDDEYNGLSYRTIKYGGGRKRGRETNNENIAMKISKHVPIDTVDNHFTTLPPKILNKILNEVNRKVFPRGRRYLRLIWSENRGNVRSEAMESIRAKNKHETDKATEQGEQHRPQVNIVSGEDEQMEDDEEQGEVIVEGGQDGNGSEEARDAHELEVDDAGRYFCSNGNGIAVGENSDSGKDDEEEPMEVEEQVEVIVDGRHDGYGFVEAHGTQELEVVIADKHYSSNGNERVVNDSGSQGRHVDEDMNNVRVIEVQTTSSQVGVNVDDVYKSGVIEKDGHGVHSNVSDRGGGINESQWI